TCGCTGTTTCCTATGTTATTGATCCATCTATACTTAAGACAGAGTATCTTCATGTAGATATTGAGACAAGGGGAGAATTTACAAGGGGAGAGACTGTAGTCGATGTTTATAGGATTACAGGAAAAGACCCCAATGCAGATGTTGCCTTTGAGGTGGATGTAAAAAAATTCAAAAATCTTATATTTGATATGATAAAATATTTTGATCAAAAATTAAAAAATCAAGGTTGAACTAAAGGAGGGAGCATGGACGAGGTTCTAAAGGAGATTCTCAGACTTGAACATTCAAAAGGTGCCTTGGTTGTCGGAAGAGATGGATTGGTTATTTCCTCTGTTGGAATGGTGGATCTTGACATCGATACCGTTGGAGCTCTTGCATCTTCTACTCTTGGCACTACTGAAGTTTTGGGGGAAGAGGCTAAACTTGGAAAGCTTGACCAGATCATTCTTCAGTACAAAGATGGCATAGCTCTTGTCCAGATAATAAGCGATGAATGGATTTTGTTCCTTATGGGTGATAGAAGCATGAATATAGGAATGGCAAGGTATGTTATTAGGAAAGTTGCCCCAAAGATCGTTGAATCTTTAACCAGGTCTTTTTAACTATGAGGGTTAAGATAATATGAATACTCTTTTAGATTTTAAAGAGGAAGATCTGATTTTACTCTCAAAATTCCATGATATATTGAAGAATTACTCGGAAGAGTTTTCAAATAGACTTGTTGAAAAGATACTATTAAAGGAAGAAACAAGAAAGCTTATGGAGAGATCAGAGGTCCTAAAGGATGATGAAAGGGCAAGGAGTTTAATTTCAAAGGATTCAGAATTCTACCTATCCATATTTAGTGGAGACAGTGAGACCATAGCAGAATGGTTTTCAAGGATAGCAAAGACACATTTTAAAAATTTGATCCCGCCAGAATATGTAATATCATTATCCTCCTTCATTGTTGATTTTACCATCGAAAAATTGATTAATAATAATTTAACTTCTGATGAACTTATAAAGGTAAATTTAGCCCTAAACCACATTCTCAATGAGGGAATCTCTTTAATCTCCTATATTTTCTATAAAAGTTTGATTAAAATTCTTGGTATAAGAAGGGATCTTCTAATAAGACTTGCTAAGTATGGAACAGAGAAGATTTAAGAGAAGGGTTAAGGTTGTTGTGCTTGGCAATGCTGAAGCTGGGAAATCCACCCTTATAAAGACTCTTATTCCAGATTCTATAAATATAGAGTACAAAGGGAGAACTATTGCTCTTGATTTCGGTGTGATAGAGAAAAATGGAATAAGGTTCCACATATTTGGAACACCTGGTCAGAGGAGGTTTGAAATTGTAAGAGATGTTATTTCTGAGGGTGCAGATTTGTTTATATATGTCTTTGATCCTTCGCTTGGTATCTCCAGGTATGATTCAGAGGTTATATCTCTATTAAAAGAAAAGAGATTAAAAGGTTTCTTCTTTATAAATCTTAGAGAGTCAAGCGGGAGGGATTTGAATGTGGAAAAAGAACTTTCTACACTCTTAAAGCCAAAGAATTACCACTTTGTATTTGGTTCTGCAAAGGATTCAGATATTAAGAAAGATATTTTAGATGAACTTTTAAATTTACTCTGAGATAAAAATGGAAGATAATAGATTGAGAGAAGTATTAAATATAATTCTGAATAGGGTGAAGGGTTCTGTAGCTATATACATTTCTGATTCCAATGGGTTTATGGTTGAAGGTATATCATTGAATGGACGAATCTATGAAGAAATCCCAATGTCAATATCTTTAAGCATAAGAGAGATGTTTAAAATGGAGAACTTCTTTCACAAAGAAAAGATAAGGGGAATAATTGTTGAAAAAGAGACAGGATTTACATACATTGTTCCGTTTCTTAATAGTAAATATATTCTATCTATCTTTGGTGATGAGATTAACATTGGATTGATGAAGTATGTGGTGGATAAGCATAGAGGTAAAATACTTGAACTTTTAAAGGAGAGATCATGATTATAAAAAACACAACAATTCTAAATTTTAAAGATTTAAGT
This sequence is a window from Caldisericia bacterium. Protein-coding genes within it:
- a CDS encoding GTP-binding protein — protein: MEQRRFKRRVKVVVLGNAEAGKSTLIKTLIPDSINIEYKGRTIALDFGVIEKNGIRFHIFGTPGQRRFEIVRDVISEGADLFIYVFDPSLGISRYDSEVISLLKEKRLKGFFFINLRESSGRDLNVEKELSTLLKPKNYHFVFGSAKDSDIKKDILDELLNLL
- a CDS encoding roadblock/LC7 domain-containing protein; the encoded protein is MDEVLKEILRLEHSKGALVVGRDGLVISSVGMVDLDIDTVGALASSTLGTTEVLGEEAKLGKLDQIILQYKDGIALVQIISDEWILFLMGDRSMNIGMARYVIRKVAPKIVESLTRSF